The following proteins are encoded in a genomic region of Haloarcula marina:
- a CDS encoding VOC family protein — translation MLSRPAWLTLEVKYTDRMTAFYDAFLELDVVEETEGEAVLAAGETDIRLRAPGPVPRGGLHTHYAMTIPEREYDDWWDRLDERFDLVEETFGDARSLYFYDPEGNCVELGERSHEGSGVTGLFELVLEVEDLDSAVDFYRRLDFEMVDDGRDAGRVRLTTGELDLELWEPRLGIADARGGVHVDFGMVADDPSAAARQVADDALAVTSVDEGVRIRDPDGHYLTLVAGE, via the coding sequence ATGCTTTCACGCCCGGCGTGGCTCACGCTCGAAGTGAAGTACACCGACCGGATGACCGCGTTCTACGACGCCTTCCTCGAACTCGACGTTGTCGAGGAGACGGAGGGAGAGGCGGTACTCGCGGCTGGCGAGACTGACATCCGACTGCGCGCGCCCGGACCGGTCCCTCGCGGCGGCCTCCACACCCACTACGCGATGACGATTCCGGAACGGGAGTACGACGACTGGTGGGACCGCCTCGACGAGCGTTTCGACCTCGTGGAGGAGACGTTCGGCGACGCGCGCTCGCTGTACTTCTACGACCCGGAGGGCAACTGCGTGGAACTGGGCGAACGGAGCCACGAGGGGTCGGGCGTCACCGGTCTGTTCGAACTCGTCCTCGAAGTCGAGGACCTCGATTCGGCCGTCGACTTCTACCGGCGACTCGACTTCGAGATGGTTGACGACGGCCGCGATGCGGGACGGGTCCGACTGACGACGGGAGAACTGGACCTCGAACTGTGGGAACCCCGTCTCGGTATCGCCGACGCCCGAGGCGGCGTCCACGTCGATTTCGGGATGGTCGCCGACGACCCGAGCGCCGCCGCCCGCCAGGTGGCCGACGACGCCCTCGCCGTAACCTCTGTCGATGAAGGGGTGAGAATCCGCGACCCCGACGGCCACTACCTGACCCTCGTGGCCGGGGAGTGA